The Candidatus Hydrogenisulfobacillus filiaventi sequence GGATCCGGTGTCCAGCACCCCGCCGTGAATCCGCACTTCCGAGGGAATCAACGGATGGGCCCGCAGTTGCCGGCACGTGGCCCGCACCGCCGCCTCCGGTTCCCCGGCCGCCCGCAGCCACGCCTCCAGCCCCAGACCGGCACCTTGCTCCCAGTCCGCCAGGCGGGAGGGGTCCACTCCCTGCGCCTGCAGCTGCCGCCGGACCTGCGGCCCGTCGATGGCCTCCATGGCGCAGTCCGTGTGCCCCAGGACCAGGATGTCCCGCGTGCCGTAACGGGCAACCGAAACCACGATGGCCTCGAGGGCACCGTCCTGCGGTCCGGGGATCAGGGCGCCCGGTGTCCGGACCACGTGGGCGTCCCCGTCCTCCAGGCCCAGGGCCGCCGGCACCAGGCAGGTCAGGCGCGCATCCATACAAGTGAGGATCAACAACGCCCGCCGCGGCCGCCCGTCGCCCGCTGGCGGGGACGCCTCCGCCCGCGCCCTGAAGGCCGCGTTGTGGCGCAGCAGCCGCGCCAGCAGGTCCTCCTCCTCTACGGCCATGCCTGTTTCTCCTCCTTCCGGCACCCCGTGGGTGGCCCCTACCCGGCTACCGTCAAGCTCCCCGGCCCCGGTATTGGGTCCGAGAGCGGTACTGGATCGGCGCCCGGCGCAGGTAGGCCAGGGGCAGGCTCCAGATGTGCACGAGGCGCGTGAAGGGCGAAATGGCGAAGAGGGTAAAGGCCGCCAGGATGTGAATCTTGATCAAGAGCGGGACCCCCGCCATCAGGGTCGGATCCGGATGCAGGACCAGGAGCCCCCGGATCCAAGGCCCAACGGTGCTGCGGTAACCGTAGGGTCCCACCATATTGTTGTAGAGGAGGGTGATGCTGAGCCCCAGGGAGATGACCACGAACAGCAGCAGGATGGCCACCCAGTCCATCATAACCCGGGAATTGATGCGCACACGCGGGAAGCGCCAGCGGCGCAGGATCAGGATCCCGATCCCGGTCCAGGCCATGAGGCCGGTGATGCCCCCGGCGATGTCGGCGTTCTCATGATAGAACTCCCGCGACACCCCCAGAGCCGACCACACCGCCTTGGGCACCAGAATACCGGCCACGTGCCCGAAAAACACCAGGATGATGCCCCAGTGGAACAGGAGGCTGCCCCATTTCAGCCAGCGCTTCTCCAGCACCTCGCTGGAGCGGGACCCCCAGCCCAACGGGTCGAGGTCGTACCGCCAGAGGCTC is a genomic window containing:
- the narI gene encoding nitrate reductase (gamma subunit) (Evidence 2a : Function from experimental evidences in other organisms; PubMedId : 7557333, 7860592, 8846791, 11289299, 15849754, 16850406, 22103536; Product type e : enzyme), which translates into the protein MQQFLWVIYPYLTLSLMVWGSLWRYDLDPLGWGSRSSEVLEKRWLKWGSLLFHWGIILVFFGHVAGILVPKAVWSALGVSREFYHENADIAGGITGLMAWTGIGILILRRWRFPRVRINSRVMMDWVAILLLFVVISLGLSITLLYNNMVGPYGYRSTVGPWIRGLLVLHPDPTLMAGVPLLIKIHILAAFTLFAISPFTRLVHIWSLPLAYLRRAPIQYRSRTQYRGRGA
- a CDS encoding Carbonic anhydrase (modular protein) → MAVEEEDLLARLLRHNAAFRARAEASPPAGDGRPRRALLILTCMDARLTCLVPAALGLEDGDAHVVRTPGALIPGPQDGALEAIVVSVARYGTRDILVLGHTDCAMEAIDGPQVRRQLQAQGVDPSRLADWEQGAGLGLEAWLRAAGEPEAAVRATCRQLRAHPLIPSEVRIHGGVLDTGSGAVRLVVDGRGPGPG